In Edaphobacter paludis, a single window of DNA contains:
- a CDS encoding DUF3341 domain-containing protein, protein MPPREGIYGLLAEFNTPSELVHATEQARKAGYRRMECYTPYPVEEAAVALHFHKTRVPLVCLLGGIMGVTTAFLMETWIAVWAYPLNIAGRPLFSWPAFIIPAYEWTILFSGLSAAFGMVMLNGMPQLYHPVFNAPNFRNGATTDKFFLCLEAADPKFSITETRTFLEQFPAISVVEVDH, encoded by the coding sequence ATGCCACCCAGAGAAGGAATTTACGGCTTGCTCGCCGAGTTCAACACCCCGAGTGAACTGGTGCATGCGACGGAGCAGGCTCGCAAGGCGGGCTATCGCCGGATGGAGTGCTACACGCCCTATCCCGTCGAAGAAGCAGCGGTCGCGCTGCACTTCCACAAGACCCGTGTTCCCCTGGTCTGCCTGCTTGGCGGCATCATGGGCGTTACCACAGCGTTTCTGATGGAGACATGGATCGCGGTCTGGGCCTATCCGCTCAATATCGCAGGCCGCCCGCTCTTCTCGTGGCCGGCGTTCATCATTCCAGCCTACGAGTGGACGATCCTGTTCTCTGGTCTGTCAGCCGCGTTTGGCATGGTAATGCTGAACGGCATGCCGCAGCTCTATCATCCTGTCTTCAACGCCCCGAACTTCCGGAATGGCGCCACGACAGACAAGTTCTTCTTATGCCTTGAGGCTGCGGACCCGAAGTTCTCGATCACCGAGACCCGGACCTTCCTTGAGCAGTTCCCCGCGATCTCCGTGGTGGAGGTGGACCATTAA
- a CDS encoding cytochrome c produces MAAATSLLLISGLGCRQDMHDEPKFFPQRGTDFYADGRSVRPQVANTVARNQLHADTYFYTGFINGKEGDGMPFPVTMKVLERGQERYNVYCTPCHSRVGNGMGMIVDRGYAHAGDYHTARLETAPLGHFFNVMTNGYGAMPDYSAQITPIDRWAIVAYIKALQLSQKATQADVPAGAQVQPLSSIAEKEGLPANFADQWTLPPTAVRGTPDDQPYVLPATPPNAASGSGAPVASHTPKSPAAAPAGKTAAKQ; encoded by the coding sequence ATGGCTGCCGCGACGTCGCTCCTGTTGATCTCCGGGCTCGGCTGCCGCCAGGACATGCACGACGAACCGAAGTTCTTCCCTCAGCGGGGCACTGACTTTTACGCCGACGGCCGCTCTGTGCGTCCGCAGGTGGCCAACACGGTAGCTCGCAACCAGCTCCACGCCGACACCTACTTCTACACCGGCTTCATCAATGGCAAGGAGGGCGACGGTATGCCCTTTCCCGTCACGATGAAGGTGCTCGAGCGCGGACAGGAGCGTTACAACGTCTATTGCACTCCCTGCCATTCGCGCGTTGGCAACGGCATGGGCATGATCGTCGATCGCGGCTACGCCCATGCAGGTGACTACCACACCGCGCGCCTTGAAACCGCGCCGCTGGGCCACTTCTTCAACGTCATGACCAACGGCTACGGTGCGATGCCGGACTATTCGGCGCAGATCACACCAATCGATCGCTGGGCCATCGTGGCTTACATCAAGGCGCTCCAGTTGAGCCAGAAGGCGACCCAGGCAGACGTGCCCGCAGGGGCTCAGGTCCAGCCGCTATCGAGCATTGCGGAGAAAGAGGGCCTACCCGCGAATTTTGCCGACCAATGGACTCTGCCGCCGACGGCAGTTCGCGGTACGCCGGACGACCAGCCCTACGTTCTTCCCGCGACACCGCCCAATGCAGCATCGGGTTCAGGAGCGCCTGTGGCGTCCCATACTCCAAAATCACCGGCTGCCGCGCCTGCCGGAAAAACCGCAGCAAAGCAGTAA
- a CDS encoding cbb3-type cytochrome c oxidase subunit I, which yields MSATSSTIVNLPDQKTATLPKRNYLNNEDGLLSWLFTGDHKRIAILYLISITFFFFIGGAFAGLIRLELLTPQPDLVASDTYNKFFSMHGIIMVFLFLVPSVPATLGNFLMPIMIGAKDLAFPKVNLLSWYLYWVGGLFTLAALVLGGVDTGWTFTTPLSTHYLNTHVVTAAVGIFIIGFSSIFTGLNFIVTIHRMRAPGMTWFRLPLFVWSNYAASLLMVLGTPVLAITLVLVALERTIGIGVFDPTKGGDPLLFQHLFWFYSHPAVYIMILPGMGVISEVISTFSRKRVFGYTAVAFSSVAIALFGFFVWAHHMFIMGVSNYSALVFSLLTMLVAVPSAIKIFNWAFTLQKGSITFETPMLYAFGFMGLFTIGGMTGVFLGALGMDIHLTETYFIVAHFHFVMVGGMLMAFLSGIHFWWPKMTGRMYPESLSKLAAVTTFIGFNLTFLPQFILGYLGMPRRYHAYPPEFQVLNVLSTAGATVLGVGYMLPLLYLGWSLKYGAIAGNNPWQATGLEWQIQSPPLTENFIEVPVVDHEAYDYEWLAHKTEQEVTTVG from the coding sequence ATGAGCGCAACCAGTTCGACAATTGTTAACCTGCCCGATCAGAAGACGGCAACTCTACCGAAGCGGAACTACCTTAATAATGAGGATGGTTTGCTGAGCTGGTTGTTCACCGGCGACCATAAGCGTATCGCGATTCTTTATCTGATCTCGATCACGTTCTTCTTCTTCATCGGCGGAGCATTCGCCGGCCTCATCCGCCTGGAACTTCTGACGCCACAGCCCGATCTTGTCGCCTCCGACACCTATAACAAGTTCTTCTCGATGCATGGCATCATCATGGTCTTCCTTTTCCTGGTACCTTCCGTGCCGGCGACCCTGGGGAACTTCCTGATGCCCATCATGATCGGAGCCAAGGATCTCGCCTTTCCCAAGGTCAACCTGTTGAGCTGGTATCTCTACTGGGTCGGCGGCCTCTTCACCTTGGCGGCACTTGTCCTTGGCGGCGTCGACACCGGCTGGACTTTCACCACCCCGCTCTCGACTCACTATCTGAACACGCACGTCGTCACTGCGGCGGTCGGCATCTTCATCATCGGGTTCTCGTCGATCTTTACCGGGCTTAATTTCATCGTCACCATCCACCGTATGCGCGCTCCGGGCATGACGTGGTTCCGCTTGCCGCTCTTCGTCTGGTCGAACTATGCCGCCTCGCTGCTCATGGTGCTCGGCACGCCGGTTCTCGCCATTACGCTGGTTCTCGTTGCCCTCGAGCGTACCATCGGCATCGGCGTCTTTGATCCCACCAAGGGTGGCGATCCGTTGCTCTTCCAGCATCTCTTCTGGTTCTACTCGCACCCTGCCGTCTACATCATGATTCTTCCCGGCATGGGGGTTATTTCTGAGGTCATCAGCACCTTCAGCAGAAAACGTGTGTTCGGATACACCGCGGTCGCCTTCTCATCCGTGGCTATCGCGCTCTTCGGCTTCTTCGTCTGGGCGCACCACATGTTCATCATGGGTGTCTCCAACTACTCCGCGCTGGTCTTCTCACTTTTGACCATGCTGGTGGCCGTCCCTTCCGCCATCAAGATCTTCAACTGGGCCTTCACCTTGCAGAAGGGGTCGATCACCTTTGAGACGCCGATGCTCTACGCCTTCGGCTTCATGGGGCTGTTTACCATCGGCGGTATGACCGGCGTCTTCCTCGGCGCGCTGGGCATGGACATCCATCTCACCGAGACCTACTTCATCGTGGCGCACTTCCACTTCGTCATGGTCGGCGGAATGCTCATGGCCTTCCTCTCCGGCATCCACTTCTGGTGGCCGAAGATGACCGGCCGCATGTATCCCGAGTCGCTCTCGAAGCTCGCCGCGGTTACTACCTTTATCGGCTTCAACCTTACCTTCCTTCCGCAGTTCATCCTTGGATACCTCGGGATGCCGCGTCGCTATCATGCTTATCCGCCGGAGTTCCAGGTGCTCAATGTCCTGTCGACCGCGGGTGCTACCGTACTCGGCGTCGGCTATATGCTCCCTCTGCTGTATCTCGGATGGTCGCTGAAGTACGGTGCGATCGCCGGCAATAACCCCTGGCAGGCGACT
- a CDS encoding TAT-variant-translocated molybdopterin oxidoreductase, protein MAETKAPVGAQPVVVTQIAPAKLTLAEVHAKLDGKTGRRFWKNLDELAETPAFHELMAEEFPRQSGAAEWVDAVSRRGFLKVMGASLALAGLAGCTKQPDEPIYPYVKQPEDLVLGKPMYFATAHPFPTGAIPVLIKSDAFRPIKVDGNPEHPMSKGKSDAFTQATLLDLYDPDRSQHVLNRGQNSSWGSFQQAFSSGIKKTSGGQGVYFLSETITSPTLATQWKQVQQAYPSAKLVQWEPVNSDASRAASKAAFGSYTDAQYKLEEADLILSLDADFLGGIAHPGFLPMAAAYAERHRYEAGKPMNRMYVVETMPTVTGFKAEHRLALKPSDIAAFAQGLVHGAAPQGLNPDQQKFFTALLADLQKSSGKCVVIPGEQAAPAVHAAAYALNASLGAVGKTVVYTETVNPIPSEQVADLKALVADMNAGKVQWLVMLGVNPVYSAPADLNFLDAFNKVPNTVHLGNHVDETGAISVWHINKSHYLESWSDARAYDGTISIIQPMIAPMYGGRSAHDVFQTVLADPQLSAYDVVAANAKTYIKGDFATSWRKALHDGWVEGTAFTPKSGSPAGNALAFAPAPASASGYEISFRPDPSLYDGRYANVGWLQELPKQVTNLSWDNAALMSMGTMADLKVEETDLIEIDLNGRKVTAPVLMAPGHPDSAITVHLGFGRRAEAGRVGAGVGFDAYQLRVADAPYYQGGGTAKKVGSDYDLCVTKVHNIEHRGSFAQHDLDKKIFDTEGTYSLAGHEAMERSIIRYATVAEVEKNPDFAHDEMGRDSSGTLIGKVGYSPQGEKPGRDETFFPDTWHYDKKDPATLKVQNAWGMAIDLNSCIGCNACIVSCYAENNIAVVGREQVKIGRNMQWLRIDTYFEGDLHAPKAHFQPMACQHCENAGCEQVCPVGATVHTPEGLNTMVYNRCVGTRYCSNNCAYKVRRFNFLLYSDYDTESLKFMRNPDVTVRSRGVMEKCSYCIQRIEAAKIKADIENREIADGDIVTACQQACPTDAIVFGNINDKASKVAKRKAEERDYQVLADLNYRPRTTYTAGVINPNPELA, encoded by the coding sequence ATGGCTGAGACAAAAGCACCTGTAGGAGCACAACCCGTAGTAGTCACCCAGATTGCGCCGGCGAAGCTGACGCTCGCCGAGGTCCACGCCAAGCTGGACGGCAAGACCGGGCGGCGTTTCTGGAAGAATCTCGACGAACTAGCGGAGACCCCGGCGTTTCATGAGTTAATGGCGGAGGAGTTTCCCCGTCAGTCCGGAGCTGCCGAGTGGGTGGATGCTGTCAGCCGCCGCGGCTTCCTCAAAGTCATGGGCGCGTCGCTGGCGCTGGCCGGACTCGCCGGTTGCACCAAACAGCCCGACGAGCCTATCTATCCTTACGTCAAGCAGCCGGAAGACCTTGTTCTCGGCAAGCCGATGTACTTTGCCACCGCGCACCCCTTTCCTACGGGCGCGATTCCTGTACTGATCAAGTCCGATGCCTTCCGGCCCATCAAGGTGGATGGCAACCCGGAACACCCGATGTCGAAGGGCAAGTCGGATGCGTTTACGCAGGCGACGCTGCTCGACCTCTACGATCCGGACCGCTCGCAGCATGTTCTCAATCGCGGCCAGAACTCTTCCTGGGGCAGCTTTCAGCAAGCATTTTCCTCTGGGATCAAGAAGACCAGCGGCGGCCAGGGCGTCTACTTTCTGAGTGAGACCATCACTTCGCCGACACTGGCGACGCAGTGGAAACAGGTTCAGCAGGCCTATCCCTCCGCAAAATTGGTCCAGTGGGAGCCGGTAAACTCCGATGCTTCACGCGCGGCCTCGAAGGCAGCCTTCGGCAGCTATACCGATGCGCAGTACAAGCTCGAAGAGGCGGACCTCATCCTCTCGCTTGATGCGGACTTCCTCGGTGGCATCGCTCATCCGGGCTTCCTGCCAATGGCGGCGGCTTACGCCGAGCGGCACCGCTACGAAGCGGGCAAGCCGATGAACCGGATGTACGTCGTCGAGACCATGCCGACGGTTACCGGCTTCAAGGCTGAGCACAGATTGGCGCTGAAGCCCAGCGATATCGCGGCTTTCGCGCAGGGCCTGGTGCATGGGGCAGCTCCGCAGGGTCTGAACCCCGATCAGCAGAAGTTCTTTACCGCGCTGTTGGCTGACCTGCAAAAGAGCAGCGGCAAGTGCGTCGTCATTCCGGGTGAGCAGGCGGCCCCGGCGGTTCACGCCGCAGCGTACGCGCTCAACGCTTCACTGGGCGCCGTGGGTAAGACTGTCGTCTACACCGAGACGGTGAATCCGATTCCGTCCGAGCAGGTTGCCGACCTCAAGGCGCTGGTCGCCGATATGAACGCGGGCAAGGTCCAGTGGCTGGTCATGCTGGGCGTCAATCCTGTCTACTCGGCCCCGGCAGACCTCAACTTCCTCGACGCCTTCAATAAGGTGCCGAATACGGTGCATCTTGGCAATCACGTGGACGAGACCGGCGCGATTTCGGTCTGGCACATCAACAAGTCGCATTATCTTGAGAGCTGGTCGGATGCGCGGGCATATGACGGAACTATCTCAATCATTCAGCCAATGATCGCTCCGATGTACGGCGGCAGGTCGGCGCATGATGTGTTCCAGACTGTGCTGGCCGATCCGCAGTTGTCGGCTTATGACGTAGTCGCAGCCAACGCGAAGACCTACATCAAGGGCGACTTCGCTACGAGCTGGCGCAAGGCGCTCCACGATGGCTGGGTCGAAGGAACTGCATTTACGCCGAAGTCAGGTAGCCCGGCAGGGAACGCTCTCGCATTTGCGCCTGCACCGGCATCTGCGAGCGGCTACGAGATCTCCTTCCGGCCTGATCCGTCGCTCTATGACGGGCGCTATGCCAACGTTGGCTGGCTACAGGAGCTTCCCAAGCAGGTCACGAACCTGAGCTGGGACAACGCTGCGCTTATGAGCATGGGTACGATGGCAGATCTCAAGGTCGAAGAGACTGACCTGATTGAAATTGATCTGAACGGCCGTAAAGTCACCGCGCCGGTACTGATGGCCCCGGGTCATCCCGACAGCGCGATCACAGTCCACCTTGGATTTGGACGCCGCGCCGAGGCCGGCCGCGTCGGAGCGGGCGTCGGGTTCGATGCCTATCAGCTTCGCGTCGCCGATGCTCCTTACTATCAGGGCGGCGGAACGGCGAAGAAGGTGGGCAGCGACTACGATCTTTGCGTCACCAAGGTCCACAACATCGAGCATCGCGGCAGCTTTGCGCAGCACGATCTCGACAAGAAGATCTTCGATACCGAAGGAACCTACTCGCTGGCCGGGCACGAAGCGATGGAACGCTCCATCATCCGCTACGCCACGGTCGCCGAAGTGGAAAAGAATCCCGATTTTGCGCATGACGAGATGGGCAGGGACTCGAGCGGCACGCTGATCGGCAAGGTCGGATACTCGCCGCAGGGCGAAAAGCCGGGCCGGGACGAGACCTTCTTCCCGGACACCTGGCACTACGACAAGAAGGATCCTGCGACCCTGAAGGTGCAAAACGCGTGGGGCATGGCTATCGATCTGAATAGCTGTATCGGCTGCAATGCCTGCATCGTCAGTTGCTATGCCGAAAACAATATCGCCGTTGTGGGCCGCGAGCAGGTAAAGATCGGCCGCAACATGCAGTGGCTGCGCATCGATACCTACTTCGAAGGCGACCTGCATGCACCCAAGGCACACTTTCAGCCGATGGCCTGCCAGCACTGCGAGAACGCCGGTTGCGAACAGGTTTGCCCGGTGGGAGCGACGGTCCACACGCCGGAAGGCCTCAACACCATGGTCTACAACCGTTGCGTGGGCACCCGCTACTGCTCGAACAACTGCGCGTACAAGGTTCGCCGCTTCAACTTCCTGCTTTACTCGGATTACGACACCGAGAGCCTGAAGTTCATGCGCAATCCTGATGTCACGGTTCGTTCGCGCGGCGTCATGGAAAAGTGCAGCTACTGCATCCAGCGCATTGAGGCAGCCAAGATCAAGGCCGATATTGAAAATCGCGAGATCGCCGACGGCGACATCGTAACGGCGTGCCAGCAGGCCTGCCCGACCGATGCCATCGTCTTCGGCAATATCAACGACAAGGCCAGCAAAGTAGCGAAGCGCAAGGCTGAAGAGCGCGATTACCAGGTCCTTGCAGACTTGAATTACCGTCCACGCACAACCTATACGGCTGGCGTCATTAACCCGAATCCGGAGCTTGCATAG
- the coxB gene encoding cytochrome c oxidase subunit II, with the protein MHISPVLWQFLVKWLNASALFPREASTIAPYADALYFFLLLITVVGLTLVGTLIFGFAIRYRKEKHPVAIQVEGSTLLEATWTIIPLALFLICFVWGALLYFRIYNPPTNSMNIYVVGKQWMWKAEHEGGQHEINALHVPVGKPVQLTMISQDVFHSFSVPDFRIKREVIPGRYSTVWFQATTPGSYHIFCTQYCGTNHSQMIGEVTAMTPDDYQKWLQASTSGMSLAQNGERLFASMGCNACHTGAAAARGPNLAGVYGSKLQLTNGSEVLVNDAYLRDAILNPSEHVTAGYAPIMPTYQGQVSEDGLIDLVEYIKGLQSNYRIQQTLVTTESDQAAPTTPAGVKP; encoded by the coding sequence ATGCATATCAGTCCAGTCCTGTGGCAATTTCTGGTGAAGTGGCTCAACGCTTCCGCGCTCTTCCCGCGCGAGGCATCGACCATCGCGCCCTACGCCGACGCGCTCTACTTCTTCCTGCTGCTGATTACAGTGGTCGGCCTTACCTTGGTCGGTACGCTCATCTTTGGCTTTGCCATCCGCTACCGCAAGGAAAAGCATCCCGTGGCCATCCAGGTTGAGGGCTCGACTTTGCTCGAAGCGACGTGGACCATCATTCCGCTCGCGCTGTTTCTCATCTGCTTCGTTTGGGGAGCGCTGCTCTACTTCCGTATCTACAATCCACCAACCAACTCCATGAATATCTATGTTGTCGGCAAGCAATGGATGTGGAAAGCGGAACACGAGGGCGGTCAGCACGAGATCAATGCGCTGCACGTTCCCGTAGGCAAGCCCGTCCAGTTGACGATGATTTCGCAGGACGTATTCCACAGCTTCTCCGTTCCCGACTTCCGCATCAAGCGCGAAGTCATCCCGGGCCGCTACTCGACGGTATGGTTTCAGGCGACCACTCCCGGCAGCTATCACATCTTCTGCACGCAGTACTGCGGCACCAACCACTCCCAGATGATCGGCGAAGTCACCGCGATGACTCCCGATGACTATCAGAAGTGGCTGCAAGCATCTACCAGCGGCATGTCCCTTGCGCAGAATGGCGAACGGCTCTTTGCCAGCATGGGCTGCAATGCCTGCCACACCGGCGCCGCCGCCGCGCGCGGGCCGAATCTCGCAGGGGTCTATGGATCGAAGCTCCAACTCACCAACGGTTCCGAGGTGTTGGTCAACGACGCCTACCTGCGCGATGCCATCCTCAATCCGTCGGAGCACGTCACTGCCGGATACGCGCCGATCATGCCCACCTATCAGGGCCAGGTCAGCGAGGACGGCCTGATCGATCTCGTCGAATACATCAAGGGACTACAAAGTAACTACAGAATCCAGCAAACCCTGGTCACGACGGAGTCTGACCAGGCGGCGCCGACAACGCCAGCAGGGGTGAAACCATGA
- the nrfD gene encoding NrfD/PsrC family molybdoenzyme membrane anchor subunit, translating into MATKGPIYDPTRDPVVDPMIDPRTGEYAVIAPGHNFKSVTQKIADIVLTSNTPLGWFFGLVVAGGIATGVVIGITWLFLKGVGIWGVTIPGAWGFAIINFVWWIGIGHAGTLISAILLLFKQTWRNSINRFAEAMTIFAVCCAGIFPLIHVGRPWLAYWLFPYPNTMNVWPQFRSPLAWDVFAVSTYATISIVFWYVGMIPDFGTLRDRATMPFAKYMYGMLSLGWRGSTRHWIRYESASLLLAGLSTPLVLSVHTVISFDFAVAALAGWHTTIFPPYFVAGAIYSGFAMVITLAIPIRKFYHLEDLVTLRHLDNMAKVMLGTGGIVAYGYAMEVFMSWYSASHWEFFMMWNRMFGPMGWAYWILILTNIAIPLTTLWSRKLRVNVTYLFILSFVVNIGMWFERFVIVVTSLYREYLPSSWGTYKATFWDYIIFIGTWGMFTFLFLGFVRFLPMIPMSEIRMMLPQTKVRRGGADAETVVEESL; encoded by the coding sequence ATGGCAACCAAAGGACCAATCTACGATCCGACCCGGGACCCAGTTGTTGACCCGATGATCGACCCGCGTACCGGCGAGTACGCGGTCATCGCACCGGGCCACAACTTCAAGTCGGTCACGCAGAAGATCGCGGACATCGTACTGACCTCGAACACGCCGCTGGGCTGGTTCTTCGGCCTCGTGGTGGCTGGTGGTATCGCGACCGGCGTTGTGATCGGCATTACCTGGCTCTTCCTGAAGGGCGTCGGCATCTGGGGCGTCACCATTCCAGGCGCCTGGGGCTTCGCCATCATCAACTTCGTCTGGTGGATCGGTATCGGGCACGCCGGTACGTTGATCTCGGCGATTCTGCTGCTCTTCAAGCAGACCTGGCGCAACTCGATCAACCGGTTCGCCGAGGCGATGACCATCTTCGCCGTCTGCTGCGCGGGTATCTTCCCGCTCATCCACGTTGGTCGTCCATGGCTGGCGTACTGGCTGTTCCCTTATCCCAACACGATGAATGTCTGGCCGCAGTTCCGTTCGCCGCTGGCCTGGGACGTCTTCGCGGTTTCGACCTACGCGACCATCTCCATCGTCTTCTGGTACGTCGGCATGATCCCTGACTTTGGTACCCTTCGGGATCGCGCGACTATGCCCTTTGCCAAGTACATGTACGGCATGTTGTCGCTGGGCTGGCGCGGTTCGACCCGCCACTGGATTCGCTATGAGTCGGCATCGCTGCTGCTTGCGGGCCTTTCAACGCCGCTCGTGCTCTCGGTGCACACGGTCATCAGCTTCGACTTCGCGGTCGCGGCCTTGGCTGGCTGGCACACGACGATCTTCCCACCCTACTTCGTCGCCGGCGCCATCTACTCCGGCTTCGCCATGGTCATCACGCTGGCGATTCCGATCCGCAAGTTCTACCACCTAGAAGATCTGGTGACGCTGCGCCATCTCGACAATATGGCGAAGGTCATGCTGGGGACGGGCGGCATCGTTGCCTACGGCTACGCCATGGAAGTCTTCATGTCGTGGTACTCGGCCAGCCACTGGGAGTTCTTCATGATGTGGAACCGTATGTTCGGGCCGATGGGCTGGGCATACTGGATCCTGATCCTGACCAACATCGCCATTCCCCTGACGACCCTGTGGTCGCGCAAGCTGCGGGTGAATGTGACGTATCTGTTCATCCTGTCCTTTGTCGTCAACATCGGCATGTGGTTCGAGCGCTTCGTCATCGTTGTGACCAGCCTCTACCGCGAATATCTCCCGTCCAGCTGGGGAACCTACAAAGCGACCTTCTGGGACTACATCATCTTCATCGGAACCTGGGGAATGTTCACCTTCCTCTTCCTTGGATTCGTACGCTTCCTGCCGATGATTCCGATGTCCGAGATCCGGATGATGCTTCCGCAGACCAAGGTGCGCCGCGGCGGGGCCGATGCTGAGACCGTAGTGGAGGAGTCACTCTAA
- a CDS encoding SCO family protein, whose translation MMNRRTIRGGWQAAVLGCVLLLCAPLFSQVSGYGDKQEGQNVGDELPQVLQKVGIAQHLNQPLPLDAQFVDDTGKTVRLGDYFGKKPAILSLVYYNCPMLCSEELDGLTSALMMVHLTPGKDFNVVVISIDPSETPQIAAKKKALYVKRYGRPGTADGWHFLTGERPAIDEVSKAVGFGYVRVPGPDGKLTQFAHASSIQIVTTDGKLAQYYLGVEYSPKDILLGLVEASGNKIGSPVANILTYCYHYDPERNKHSLIVARVVQLGGMVTVAWLGGFMFLMFRRDLRLSRDHDLTKKENG comes from the coding sequence ATGATGAACAGGCGGACAATACGAGGCGGTTGGCAGGCGGCGGTTCTTGGCTGCGTCCTGCTGCTCTGTGCGCCTCTGTTCAGTCAGGTCTCTGGCTACGGCGATAAGCAGGAGGGTCAGAACGTCGGCGATGAGTTGCCGCAGGTGCTCCAGAAGGTCGGCATCGCCCAGCATCTGAACCAGCCGCTTCCGCTCGACGCGCAGTTCGTCGACGATACGGGCAAGACCGTCCGGCTCGGCGATTACTTCGGCAAGAAGCCCGCGATTCTTTCGCTCGTCTACTACAACTGCCCGATGCTCTGCTCGGAAGAGCTCGACGGACTGACCAGCGCGCTGATGATGGTGCATCTGACGCCCGGCAAAGACTTCAACGTTGTGGTCATCAGCATCGATCCCAGCGAAACGCCACAGATCGCAGCGAAAAAGAAGGCCCTCTACGTCAAGCGCTATGGACGCCCGGGCACAGCAGATGGATGGCACTTCCTCACCGGCGAGCGGCCTGCAATTGACGAAGTAAGCAAGGCTGTCGGCTTCGGCTACGTTCGCGTTCCCGGGCCGGATGGAAAGCTCACCCAGTTTGCCCATGCCAGCTCCATCCAGATCGTCACGACCGACGGCAAGCTCGCCCAATACTATCTTGGCGTCGAGTATTCGCCCAAGGACATCCTCCTGGGGCTGGTCGAGGCCTCCGGCAACAAAATTGGTTCGCCTGTCGCGAACATCCTGACCTACTGCTATCACTACGACCCGGAACGCAACAAGCATTCGCTTATCGTCGCCCGCGTGGTGCAATTGGGCGGCATGGTCACGGTGGCATGGCTGGGTGGTTTCATGTTCTTGATGTTCCGCAGAGATTTGCGGCTTTCGCGCGACCACGACCTGACTAAGAAAGAGAATGGATAA